One genomic segment of Entelurus aequoreus isolate RoL-2023_Sb linkage group LG25, RoL_Eaeq_v1.1, whole genome shotgun sequence includes these proteins:
- the slc29a4a gene encoding equilibrative nucleoside transporter 4 isoform X2 produces MLLAGVGFLLPYNSFITDVDYLHHKFKGTSIVFDMSLTYILVALLAVILNNVLVERLSMHTRITVGYILALGPLVFVSIFDVWLAKFTTSQAYIINLVSVGIVAFGCTVQQSSFYGYMGMLPKRYTQGVMTGESTAGVIISLSRIFTKLLIPDERRNTLIFFLISIGMEMLCFLLHLLVRRSRFIRHYTSHAQGKGQDKGHDPRGNGSGYRVHHDVTAEEVKFGNGGSRPPSAEEGGEDYVGGTYVRFDAPKAKIKRSWPGVRDMIVHRYVVSRVIWAYMLSIAVTYSITLCLFPGLESEMRNPTLGEWLPILIMATFNMADFVGKILAALPYDWSGGRLLFFSCLRVVFIPLFIMCVYPARTPTLAHPAWPCLFSLFMGVTNGYFGSVPMIQAAGKVAPEQRELAGNVMTVSYMTGLMVGSAVAYAAYSFTAPPGAGFSTLNANMTSF; encoded by the exons ATGTTATTGGCGGGGGTTGGTTTCCTGTTGCCCTACAACAGTTTCATCACAGACGTGGACTACCTTCACCACAAGTTTAAAG GGACGTCCATCGTGTTCGACATGAGTCTGACGTACATCCTGGTGGCTCTCCTGGCTGTCATCCTGAACAACGTGCTGGTGGAGAGACTCAGCATGCACACCAGAATCACTGTGG GCTACATTCTAGCATTGGGGCCGCTGGTGTTTGTCAGCATATTTGATGTGTGGTTGGCCAAGTTCACCACCAGTCAGGCTTACATCATCAACCTGGTCTCAGTGGGAATCGTCGCCTTTGGATGCACAG TGCAGCAGTCCAGTTTCTATGGTTACATGGGGATGCTGCCCAAGAGGTACACACAGGGTGTGATGACTGGAGAGA GCACGGCAGGCGTCATCATCTCCTTGTCCCGCATCTTCACCAAGCTGCTGATCCCAGACGAGCGCAGGAACACGCTCATCTTCTTCCTCATCTCCATCGGGATGGAAATGCTGTGCTTCCTGCTCCACCTGCTCGTGCGGCGCTCCCGGTTCATCCGCCACTACACCAGCCACGCCCAGGGCAAAGGTCAAGACAAGGGGCACGACCCCCGCGGCAACGGAAGCGGGTACAGGGTCCACCACGACGTCACTGCGGAGGAGGTGAAATTT GGGAATGGTGGCAGTAGGCCTCCCTCGGCAGAAGAGGGGGGAGAGGACTATGTGGGTGGAACATATGTACGTTTTGATGCTCCAAAAGCCAAAATCAAGAGATCTTGGCCCGGTGTGAGAG ACATGATTGTGCACCGTTATGTGGTGTCCCGTGTCATCTGGGCCTACATGCTGTCCATAGCGGTGACCTACAGCATCACTCTGTGCTTGTTTCCTGGCCTGGAGTCCGAGATGAGAAACCCCACATTGGGGGAGTGGCTCCCCATCCTCATCATGGCCACATTCAACATGGCAGACTTTGTTGGCAAG ATCCTGGCAGCGCTGCCATACGACTGGTCCGGAGGTCGTCTGCTCTTCTTCTCCTGCCTTAGAGTAGTCTTCATCCCTCTCTTCATCATGTGCGTGTACCCTGCGCGCACACCCACCCTGGCCCACCCTGCCTGGCCATGTCTCTTCTCCTTATTCATGGGCGTCACCAACGGCTACTTTGGTTCCGTGCCTATGATACAAGCTGCTGGCAAAGTGGCACCCGAACAGAGGGAGCTGGCag GGAACGTGATGACCGTGTCCTACATGACAGGCTTGATGGTTGGCTCTGCTGTGGCATACGCAGCGTACAGCTTCACCGCTCCTCCAGGAGCAGGCTTCTCCACACTCAACGCTAACATGACCAGCTTTTGA
- the slc29a4a gene encoding equilibrative nucleoside transporter 4 isoform X1 — protein MDSAGPERRRPTPAQTPEERDVWRDGMRGGWRDAGREGWREGRESGVVQSYSFDSYQLEEEEISKDVPERGVLALSETDFEEPLPDDRYHGIYFAMLLAGVGFLLPYNSFITDVDYLHHKFKGTSIVFDMSLTYILVALLAVILNNVLVERLSMHTRITVGYILALGPLVFVSIFDVWLAKFTTSQAYIINLVSVGIVAFGCTVQQSSFYGYMGMLPKRYTQGVMTGESTAGVIISLSRIFTKLLIPDERRNTLIFFLISIGMEMLCFLLHLLVRRSRFIRHYTSHAQGKGQDKGHDPRGNGSGYRVHHDVTAEEVKFGNGGSRPPSAEEGGEDYVGGTYVRFDAPKAKIKRSWPGVRDMIVHRYVVSRVIWAYMLSIAVTYSITLCLFPGLESEMRNPTLGEWLPILIMATFNMADFVGKILAALPYDWSGGRLLFFSCLRVVFIPLFIMCVYPARTPTLAHPAWPCLFSLFMGVTNGYFGSVPMIQAAGKVAPEQRELAGNVMTVSYMTGLMVGSAVAYAAYSFTAPPGAGFSTLNANMTSF, from the exons ATGGACTCGGCGGGGCCAGAGCGCCGCAGGCCCACCCCGGCGCAGACGCCTGAGGAGAGGGACGTGTGGAGGGACGGAATGAGAGGCGGATGGAGGGACGCGGGCAGAGAAGGATGGAGGGAGGGACGGGAGAGCGGTGTGGTGCAGAGCTACAGTTTTGACTCCTACCAGCTGGAGGAGGAGGAGATCAGCAAAGACGTCCCGGAGAGAGGCGTCCTGGCGTTGTCGGAGACTG ACTTTGAGGAGCCGCTCCCTGACGACCGTTACCATGGTATCTACTTCGCCATGTTATTGGCGGGGGTTGGTTTCCTGTTGCCCTACAACAGTTTCATCACAGACGTGGACTACCTTCACCACAAGTTTAAAG GGACGTCCATCGTGTTCGACATGAGTCTGACGTACATCCTGGTGGCTCTCCTGGCTGTCATCCTGAACAACGTGCTGGTGGAGAGACTCAGCATGCACACCAGAATCACTGTGG GCTACATTCTAGCATTGGGGCCGCTGGTGTTTGTCAGCATATTTGATGTGTGGTTGGCCAAGTTCACCACCAGTCAGGCTTACATCATCAACCTGGTCTCAGTGGGAATCGTCGCCTTTGGATGCACAG TGCAGCAGTCCAGTTTCTATGGTTACATGGGGATGCTGCCCAAGAGGTACACACAGGGTGTGATGACTGGAGAGA GCACGGCAGGCGTCATCATCTCCTTGTCCCGCATCTTCACCAAGCTGCTGATCCCAGACGAGCGCAGGAACACGCTCATCTTCTTCCTCATCTCCATCGGGATGGAAATGCTGTGCTTCCTGCTCCACCTGCTCGTGCGGCGCTCCCGGTTCATCCGCCACTACACCAGCCACGCCCAGGGCAAAGGTCAAGACAAGGGGCACGACCCCCGCGGCAACGGAAGCGGGTACAGGGTCCACCACGACGTCACTGCGGAGGAGGTGAAATTT GGGAATGGTGGCAGTAGGCCTCCCTCGGCAGAAGAGGGGGGAGAGGACTATGTGGGTGGAACATATGTACGTTTTGATGCTCCAAAAGCCAAAATCAAGAGATCTTGGCCCGGTGTGAGAG ACATGATTGTGCACCGTTATGTGGTGTCCCGTGTCATCTGGGCCTACATGCTGTCCATAGCGGTGACCTACAGCATCACTCTGTGCTTGTTTCCTGGCCTGGAGTCCGAGATGAGAAACCCCACATTGGGGGAGTGGCTCCCCATCCTCATCATGGCCACATTCAACATGGCAGACTTTGTTGGCAAG ATCCTGGCAGCGCTGCCATACGACTGGTCCGGAGGTCGTCTGCTCTTCTTCTCCTGCCTTAGAGTAGTCTTCATCCCTCTCTTCATCATGTGCGTGTACCCTGCGCGCACACCCACCCTGGCCCACCCTGCCTGGCCATGTCTCTTCTCCTTATTCATGGGCGTCACCAACGGCTACTTTGGTTCCGTGCCTATGATACAAGCTGCTGGCAAAGTGGCACCCGAACAGAGGGAGCTGGCag GGAACGTGATGACCGTGTCCTACATGACAGGCTTGATGGTTGGCTCTGCTGTGGCATACGCAGCGTACAGCTTCACCGCTCCTCCAGGAGCAGGCTTCTCCACACTCAACGCTAACATGACCAGCTTTTGA